DNA from Candidatus Fusobacterium pullicola:
ACAAAGTATTAGATTTTAAACAACGTAATGGTTATCATATGTGTGTAGGATGTGGAAGATGCGATGATGTTTGCCCAGAATATATATCATTCTCTAACTCTATTAATAAATTGGAAGCTGCTATGGAGGAGGTAACTAAAAAAAATGATTAATCAATATTTACCTTTTTTATCTGAAATTGTAGAAGTTATAAAACATACTGATATTGAATATACTTTTAGAATGAAATATGAAAAAAAAGATGTTAAACCTGGTCAATTCTTTGAAATCTCTATACCTAAATATGGAGAGGCTCCTATATCTGTTAGTGGAATTGGAGAAGGAACAATTGATTTTACTATCAGAAGAGTTGGAAAAGTTACTAATGAAATTTTTGAAAAATATGTTGGAGAGAAACTTTTCATAAGAGGTCCTTATGGGAATGGATTTGATGTAGATCTTTATAAAGATAAAGAGTTAGTCATAGTTGCTGGTGGTACTGGTGTTTCTCCAGTAAGAGGAGTAATTGAGTACTTTACCGAACATATTAATGAAGTACAAAGTATGAAACTTATTACTGGTTTTAAGTCTCCAGAATTTATTTTGTTTAAAGAGGATATTCCTAAATGGAAAGAGAAAATGGAATATATTCTTACTGTAGATAGTGGAGAAGAGACAGCTGAATATAAAGTTGGTCTTGTAACAAAGTATATACCT
Protein-coding regions in this window:
- the asrB gene encoding anaerobic sulfite reductase subunit AsrB; amino-acid sequence: MINQYLPFLSEIVEVIKHTDIEYTFRMKYEKKDVKPGQFFEISIPKYGEAPISVSGIGEGTIDFTIRRVGKVTNEIFEKYVGEKLFIRGPYGNGFDVDLYKDKELVIVAGGTGVSPVRGVIEYFTEHINEVQSMKLITGFKSPEFILFKEDIPKWKEKMEYILTVDSGEETAEYKVGLVTKYIPQLKFKDVSKAVAVVVGPPAMMKFSALALLEAGFKEENIWISQERKMCCGIGKCGHCKIGDVYICVDGPVFNYVKGRTLLD